Sequence from the Rutidosis leptorrhynchoides isolate AG116_Rl617_1_P2 chromosome 3, CSIRO_AGI_Rlap_v1, whole genome shotgun sequence genome:
TAtactaataaacaataccctttatttttttcttcttctgtctTTCATTTACTCTGTTACATAAAAGTGGTTTCTGCTGTGGCTGTTACACTTATAATCTGTTATACTGGGAATTTTAAAGCTTTTGTGGTATCTTAATATTGCATAGCATACAAAGTTGATCAAGCGTGTACATCTGGATTATATATGTTGCTTTTATACGCATAGAACTGTTGGTTGACTACTAAAGCTGGCAATTTCGACCAATGTACATCTATGTATGTTTATCTGGTTGAACGATGAACATGGGACATGGGTCCTGAGAGTTATATAATCATCAAAAAGTGTTATCAGTTCAACTCAACCTGAACGTACTTACGTACACCAACTAGTGAGACATCTGACAATTAGGTTTAGGTGCACATTTTTCATATAAAGAAAGCTGTTGCAGCTAGCTTTAGTGCCTTTTATATATAGATGTTAAGAAATAACCAACAATGAGACCACACAGTGACATACATGTGTTATACAAAAGCCTACTATATATAAAGCAGGTTAATTGCATCATCTAGCAGTGAAGAAAAAGATTGACCTTGGATATATGTTCATTAGAGTTGGGCCATTCACCAAAACCAATACCATTACCTTTTTCAGCACAGCATGTTTTGATCAGAAAATGATAATAAGTGGATAACTTAACTAAGAATTTTGATAGGTCTTCCATCACTATATGGTCCAGTAAACTTGAAGTACACACGACCCTTTAGGaagctatatataatcatataaaaaGTTCACGTCACATACTTACATGTACAGATAAATTTATGCTTAAGGTAATGTTTAAATTACTTTAATTTCCATGGTACAAGTAAACAAGTAATCGGATAGTAATAGATTTTACTACATTTGTGTTTAATTAGTAATGAAGGTATACTGACATGGCATGGGGTATTCATTATTAAGTGATATGATTCAAGGTAATGTACTTTTATTACTACATCATATATGAATCAATTATCTAAGATTTTTGTAAGGATGATGTGGTCCACCTAGTCATGATCATATTGATGCCTTGCTATTtcttaactaaaaaaaaaaaaaaaaacaaaaaaaagagCGTATAACCCTTTTGGCGAAGTTACTAACTAGTGCTTTGGAATCTTGCACATGTAAAGCTGCTAAGGAGTAACAAATGAGGAAAACATGTAATTCCTGACATGTTTACAATCCTTACAAAAGCAATTTTGAATCCTAAGTCATCACACATGTGAGGTACGTAAACAACATGTCCTACAATATGAGCTTAAAAATTCGTCTTTTCTTTAAAACTAATTGGTAGTAGAGGAAATTCTCTTGCACCCTTACAATTATATGCCTCAATGTAAATCATGTACAGTACACAAGATCTATAATTAGGGATCATTTCCATATATCAATACTAGATGAATAAGAACTACTCAAGAATTTAACACAAGCAAAACTCCAAATTTCCCAGATGATCTAGATCCATAAATCTTTCTTGATTTTACAATCATTTTTCGTCAACCAACTGCGTCATTTAATCGAAGCTTTGAAGAGAGCTGGTCATTGATGACGTTTTGTTCTGCGCATCCGGATAATGGATTTTGTTATTTTCATAGGGTTTGCTTCTTTCATTTGAGTAAAGAGATTAAGAAAACTCTATAACGTTCTATCATAAAAATAACGTAACTATAACTAACGATGACAAATCATAATGTTAAAAGTGAAACGATATTCAAGAGTAGACATAGTGCACGGAGCGCAATTTAGGTGCGCGGAACGCAATTTAAATGCGCGGAGTGCACTACACCTGTTTTTAAATTCGGATTTTGAACCATATTAACATGACATGTTTGTCTTATATAACAAGTGTAACCATTTAACCTTCATCTAAAATTCATAAAATAATTCAAAAACATACCTTCCAAAATTACTTTCATTCTTCAAACATACAACAACGTACATTACATTCAAAGTGTTCAAAAAGACAAGCTTTCATTAATTAATCTTTTCAAAAACATTTGACTCTAAAATTTGACTACACATTAAGACTAACAACATGACTACAACAACAACGTTTATATACAAGTGATAAATATCTTCGCGTGGATGGGAGATGAATATATCCCTTACCATGAAAAATCTTCTAATGCTACAAAGCTATACATTCACCAATCCATTCAAGTCGACACCACTTTCATCCATAACAAAACATATAACTACACGGGTTAAGAAATTAACTTAGCGAGTACAAGTGCAAGTAACTTGTAAATCTACCAATTAATTAATGCAACAATACACGTAGTCATTACTTTATATACTGTCCTAATGTATCCATGGCCTACTAATACTTATGGAAACTACACAAGGCTGATTAACCACTTGCTTTCACAAGGCAATTAACCACCTACAAACACTAGCCGAAACTAGTCTAAATTATCAAGTGGGGACCCCTTCTTAAAATCACACGTCACCACTTGCACGAATGCAAGTCAATGAGTACAACTCATATATCCATCCATATACTCACCTTGCAATTAACGTTCAAAATTAGGCATAACACTTCTTGACCCAAAGACTATTTTGACTCCTCCATGGGTAGTTTTGACCACAATTAACATTTAACGGACAATTGCTAGACACATTGCATTAGTAAAGTTTTATTGAACATTTTGCACACGGACTCACTATAAAATGACCAACTCTAACTTATAGAACCTTCCTTGAAATTTAATCATCGTTAACCTTTTTTTAACATAATGTTCTCTATAAGTCAATAAAATACCAAGTCAATATACACGTGATATATGTATCTGATTGTATAGCTTTATTATCCCTTGTATAGTGCAAAGTTAGTTACCATCTTTCATGTAATTCTGTTGTAATCACTCTGTATAAATAGCTAGCATAGTGAATGAATAAAGAGCATGGAATACATTCCTTTATGGTATCAGAGCTACACTAAATTAAATTCTTTCTCTTTTCTTCTCAATCATCTTTCCTGTTCTTCTCAATCATCTTTCCTGTTCttcacaaacacaaacacaatgaCCGAATCATCCAAAATACACCCTGCTATCATAGTCAATAACATCAAAAACTTCATACCAAATACTCTAGAGATGGAAACAGGCCAATACTCTTTCTGGTCGGGCTTGTTTAAAAATCATTGTCGAGCCTATGAAGTTCTCGATCACATCATTCCGACCACCACTGACAATTCATCGTCCACCACTCCACCCACTCCACCACCTGCACGAATAGCATCTTGGGCACGCTTAGATGCTATCGTTCTTCAATGGATTTACGGAACCATCTCTCTTGATCTACTCTGTACCGTATACAAAGACGACTCAACGGCCCAACAAGCTTGGGATCGATTGAAAGGGGTTTTTCACGATAACAGAAACTCCTGTGCTGTTCACCTTCAACACCAATTCGCGAACATTCGCATCGACAATTTTCCTGATTCCTCAGCCTACTGTCAGGAACTCAAAATAATAGCCGATCAATTGGGAAATATCGGCGCTGCAATTGAAGAGGACAGATTGGTCCTGCAGCTTGTTACTGGTCTGAATGATTCGTATTTGAGTCTCAAATCCATCATATCTCATCAAGAAAAATTACCGTCTTTTTATGAAGCTAGATCGATGCTTATACTCGAAGAATCTCATAAACAACAACTTGCAACTCAGGCAGCCTCCAACGCTGCCACCACCCTTGTTTCTTCAACAACACCATCGAATTTCCCACCTGCTGGTCAATCGAATCGTTCATCTAACAATCGGGGCATTTCTCGTGGTAGTGGTAATCGAGGCAGAAATAGCAACAATTATTGAGGGAGAGGTCGTAACCAGGGTACTCCTTCATTTAATGGTGGATTCTCCAACATTCAACAACAGTGGGCATATGGCCCTTGGGCCTGGTCAAATGCTAATTGGGCTATTCCTCCATGCCCTTTTCCAACTACTCCATGGACCCGTCCACAGCTCAGTAATGGTCAGCCCGGTATATTGGGCCCTCGACCTAGTGCAAATTACGCAAATTCTGTTGTTTCTCAGCCAACGGATCTAGAGTCTGCAATGCACACAATGACGTTAAACCCGCCCGATGAAAACTGGTACTTGGATATAGGAGCCACGTCCCACATGACCAACAATCAAGGTAATTTCTTATTTTACTATCCAACTTCATGTGCTAAATGTATTATTGTCGGGAATGGTCACGGTTTGCCAATAAAAGGGTACGGTCATACCCTCCTAAACTCTCCCTCTACACTAAACCTACAATTAAATAACATTCTACACTCCCCtcaattaattaaaaacttaatatATGTCTGTCGCCTTACTATTGATAATCATATATCTattgaatttgatccttttggttttactTTGAAGGAATTTCCGAAGGGGACCCCAATAATGTGGTGTAATAGCACTGGTGATCTATATCCATTTCATCCATCGTTGCTGCATTCAATTTCCAACAATTCAGCCTTTTTAGTACCTTCCTCAGATTTATGGCACAATCGTCTAGGCCATCCGGGCGCTAATGTTCTTAAATCTCTTAGCAATAAACATTACATTTATTGTAATCCTAGTAATAAAAGTACTATTTGTCAATCTTGTGTGTTTGGAAAACATGTACGTTTACCCTTTTATGCATCTAATCATATTACTTATGCTCTCTTTGATATCCTTCATAGTGATTTGTGAACATCACCAATACTAAGTAATGGTGGACATCGCTACTATATGTTAATTCTTGATGACAAAACTAATTTTCTTTGGACATTCCCTTTGTCGCATAAATCACAAGTTTATCAAACCTTCCTCAAATTCCACAAATTTGTTCAAACTCAATTTGGCACCAATATTAAATCTTTTCAATGTGATAACGGGACAGAATATAATAACAACACCTTTCACCAATTTTGCGCCAACAATGGTATGGTTTTTCGTTTTTCATGTCCATACACATCATCACAAAATGGCAAAGCCGAGAGAAAAATTCGAGATGTAAACAACATAATTCGCACTCTTCTATCTCATTCTTGCGTCCCGCCACAATTTTGGCCCCATGCCCTTGAACACGCCACGTACATACTCAATATTTTACCAACTAAAGTTCTTCAAAATCAATCTCCTACACAACTTTTATACTCTCGTACACCCACTTATGATCACTTACGCGTTTTTGGGTGTCTTTGCTATCCACTAATTCCATctacaaaaataaataaacttcAACCTCGTTCCACCTCGTGCGTGTTTCTCGGTTTTCCCGCCAACCACCGTGGCTATAAGTGCTATGATCTTTCCACCAAAAatattcttatttctcgacacgtacTCTTTGATGAAACAACTTTTCCATTCGCAAAACTCACAGCACTACACCTACAACATATAAACCATTTACTGATCCTATAAATCTAATTTTTTTCACTACACCAACCTCCGAGCCCAACTCTTCTGAGCCCATTTCAGCTCAGCCCAACTCCCCTCTCTCAGCCCACTCACGTTGGGCCTCATCAGTCCATCTCACCTCCTCAGTTACCCAGGTCAGTAGCTAATTCACCAAATCAGTCCACTAGTCCAGTACCTGCTTCGCCTTTACAGACTCCATCTAACTCTTCCAATTCTACTCGAATGACATCTAATTCTCCTTgtccacaaatcattcaaacagaaccTCCCATGCACACAATGACCACACGAAGCATGGATGGAATCTTCAAACCAAAAGCCCCGTTTAATCTTTCCGTCTCCACTACGATCTCACCTCTACCAAAAAATCCCAAACAAGCCTTGACCGACCCGAATTGGCATCGTGCTATGCTTGATGAATACAAAGCACTAGTTGATAATAAAACATGGATACTTGTACCTCACCAACCTCATATGAATGTTATTCGGTCAATGTGGATTTTTCGACATAAAACAAAATCAGATGGTACTTTTGAACGTTATAAAGCATGGTTGGTTGGTGATGGTCGTGCACAACAAGTAGGTGTCGATTGTCATGATACGTTTAGTCCGGTCGTAAAACCTGCCACCATCCGAACGGTATTAAGCATTGCGGTTTCAAAGTCATGGCCTATACATCAACTCGGCGTAAAAAATGCCTTTTTACATGGCCACTTAAATGAAACTGTTTACATGTATCAACTCATGGGATTTCGTGACACTCAACGTCCGGATCATGTGTGTCTTCTCAAACACTCCTTATATGGATTAAAACAAGCTCCGCGAGCATGGTACCAAAGGTTTGCTGATTTTGTTGCCACCATTGGTTTTATTCATTGTAAATGTGATCACTCCCTCTTCGTGTATCACAAAAGTGACGACATAGCTTATTTGCTTCTTTATGTCGATGACATAATTTTAACTACTTCTTCTACGATTCTTCGTGACTACCTTTTGAAGTTATTAGCTAAAGAGTTTGCTATGAAGGATTTGGGACCACTTAGCTCTTTTCTTGGAATTTTGGTTACTCGAAACTCTACAGGTTTGTTTCTAGATCAGCAGGCTTATGCATGTGATATAATAGCTCGCGCAGATTTAGTCAACAGCAATCCTGTAAGCACTCCCGTCGACACACTTGGGAAACAAAGTGCTTCTATGGGCAAACCTTACTCTAACCCGACACATTATCGTAGTTTGGCTGGTGCATTACAATACTTAACCTTTACATGAcccgacatatcttatgcagtacaACAAGTTTGTTTACACATGCACTCGCCTCATGACGCACATATGCAGGCTTTAAAATGCATTATCCGCTATATTAAAGGCACATTATCCCTCGGGTTACATATATCGAAATGTGCGAACTCATCACTCATCTCCTACACCGATGCAGATTGGGCAGGTTGTCCCGACACTCGTCGTTCTACTTCCGAGTATTGTGTTTATTTGGGTGATAATCTAATTTCTTGGTCATCTAAACGTCAGGTCATCGTCTCACGATCAAGCGCCGAAGCAGAATATAGAGGTGTTGCTAATGTGGTAGCCGAAACCTGCTGGCTACGCAATTTAATGCTCGAACTGTATAATCCGATTCACAAAGTAACACTAGTTTTTTGTGACAATGTTAGTGTCATTTACTTATCGAGCAATCCGGTACAACATCAACGGACAAAGCACATTGAGTTAAATATTCATTTCGTCCGTGAAAAAGTGTCTCGTGGACAAGTTCGAGTTATGCATGTTCCAACACGTTTTCAAATAGCTGATATTTTTACCAAGGGACTACCACGCATCTTATTCGAGGAATTTTGAAACAGCCTTTGCATTCGAGACTCGAACGCTTCGTCTGAGGGGgaattgatgttaaagcgaaggggtacggaa
This genomic interval carries:
- the LOC139897058 gene encoding uncharacterized protein, which encodes MTESSKIHPAIIVNNIKNFIPNTLEMETGQYSFWSGLFKNHCRAYEVLDHIIPTTTDNSSSTTPPTPPPARIASWARLDAIVLQWIYGTISLDLLCTVYKDDSTAQQAWDRLKGVFHDNRNSCAVHLQHQFANIRIDNFPDSSAYCQELKIIADQLGNIGAAIEEDRLVLQLVTGLNDSYLSLKSIISHQEKLPSFYEARSMLILEESHKQQLATQAASNAATTLVSSTTPSNFPPAGRGRNQGTPSFNGGFSNIQQQWAYGPWAWSNANWAIPPCPFPTTPWTRPQLSNGQPGILGPRPSANYANSVVSQPTDLESAMHTMTLNPPDENWYLDIGATSHMTNNQGISEGDPNNVV